In Capsicum annuum cultivar UCD-10X-F1 unplaced genomic scaffold, UCD10Xv1.1 ctg3914, whole genome shotgun sequence, one DNA window encodes the following:
- the LOC107869141 gene encoding receptor kinase-like protein Xa21 codes for MKQVQIQKSEGNPSQDRKDIKAVQFKLGNKERQQKLKDGKGNPIQVRKGDQLKVSIRVAINTRKKIKARYRRGKSAPPQADSLSTVARERISYYELLRATNVLSDSNLIGSGSFGSVYKGVLRSGTTIAVKVFNLQLDAALKSFDTECEVLRSLRHRNLVKVINSCSNLDCKDTVLKYMPNGSLEKYLYSHNCFLVIRQRLSIMIDVACSLEYLHHGCSSPGIYCDLNPSNVFFDEDMVTHLSDFGISKLLGEDEFDLYTKTLATLGYIAPVAANYGLKWCTSNGYTKLHLELDSLIIVDILRNLKYHTAFEKLMVWQTCLLNKDPLAGIILFILLLNNFPEKCRGYAD; via the exons ATGAAACAAGTTCAAATCCAAAAGAGTGAAGGCAATCCAAGTCAAGATAGGAAGGACATCAAGGCAGTCCAATTTAAACTAGGAAACAAGGAAAGGCAACAGAAATTAAAAGACGGAAAAGGCAATCCAATTCAAGTAAGGAAAGGAGATCAACTGAAGGTTTCAATTAGGGTTGCTATAAATACAAGGAAAAAGATCAAAGCACG GTATAGAAGAGGTAAAAGTGCTCCTCCGCAAGCAGATTCATTGTCTACTGTAGCAAGAGAAAGGATTTCATACTATGAACTTCTCCGAGCAACTAATGTGCTTAGTGATAGTAATTTGATTGGTTCTGGAAGTTTCGGCTCTGTTTACAAAGGTGTTCTCAGAAGTGGAACAACCATCGCAGTTAAAGTGTTTAACCTGCAACTAGATGCGGCATTGAAGAGTTTTGATACGGAATGTGAAGTTTTGCGTAGCCTTCGCCATAGGAATCTCGTTAAAGTCATTAATAGTTGTTCCAATCTTGATTGCAAGGATACAGTGCTCAAGTATATGCCTAATGGAAGTCTTGAGAAGTATTTGTATTCGCACAATTGCTTCCTCGTCATCAGGCAAAGACTAAGCATAATGATAGATGTGGCATGTTCTTTGGAATATCTTCACCATGGGTGCTCATCACCTGGGATTTATTGTGATCTAAATCCTAGTAATGTCTTCTTTGATGAGGATATGGTTACCCACCTAAGCGACTTTGGCATCTCAAAACTGCTTGGTGAAGATGAGTTTGATTTATACACCAAAACACTAGCAACATTGGGTTATATTGCACCAG TTGCTGCCAATTACGGTCTCAAATGGTGCACTAGTAATGGATATACTAAGCTTCACTTGGAACTGGATTCGCTAATCATCGTTGACATTCTTAGAAATTTGAAATATCACACTGCTTTCGAGAAGCTAATGGTGTGGCAGACTTGTTTGCTAAACAAGGATCCTCTAGCGGGAATAATACTTTTTATTCTTCTCCTCAACAACTTCCCAGAGAAGTGCAGGGGCTATGCCGACTAG